A region of the Pseudomonas asiatica genome:
AGGCCTCACCGGCATCCAGGTTCACGAACCGAAAGCGCCGCTGGCCCAAGGCAATGCCGTGCAATACCTGGTCGACACCTTGGGCGCCGCCAAGCCCCACAGCATCACCATCGCCATGCTCGGCCCACAAACCAACCTGGCCCTGGCGCTGATCCAGCGCCCGGACATCGCCAAAGGCATCAAGCAAGTGGTGGTCATGGGCGGTGCCCATTTCAACGGTGGCAACATCACCCCGGCGGCGGAGTTCAACCTCTATGCCGACCCGCATGCCGCCGAAGTGCTGCTGGCCAGCGGCGTGCCGCTGACCTACCTGCCGCTGGACGTCACCCACAAGCTGCTGACTAGCGACGCCCGCCTCAAGCAACTGGCGGCGGTGAACAACCAGGCCAGCAAACGGGTGGTGGATATCCTCAACGCCTACATCACCCACGACATGGACCTGTACGGCATGCCCGGCGGCCCGGTGCACGACGCCAGCGTCATCGCCTACCTGCTCAAGCCCGAGCTGTTCAGCGGCCGGCGCATCCATATGAGCATCGACAGCCGCGAAGGCCCCAGCTTCGGCCAGACCCTTGCCGACTGGTACGGCGTGCTCAAGCAGCCTGCCAACGTGATGTGGGTGGAGGAGGGCGATGCCCAGGGCCTGTTCGACCTGCTCAGCGCCCGTTTGGCGCGATTGGAATAGCCGTGTGCGGCGCGTAGCGCTCGAACACCTGGTCGAAGAAGCTGCGTGCCGCCTCGGCGCCGCGATCGCGCACCAGCAGGTCGATGGCAATCAGCAGCAACTCCTCCGGCGTGCCAGGGCTGTACGCGCTCTGGCCTTCGGCCCATTTGACCTTGATATCGGCTTCGATGCTGTGGCTGCTCATGAAAGGCTCTCGCTTGGGGCCCGGGACGAAGGGGCGAACACCTGACCCTGGTGTTCGATGGAGGCGGGGTGCGCTCCACTTCTTGCACTAAATCATGACTTTGCGTCAGTGACCTTGCGGCTTAAGCATATGGCAAACGCAGCAGGTTGTGCAAAATCCGGTCACGATTGCGTTTTCGCCTCGGCTGGCAAGTTCAGGCAGACTTGACCGGTTTTGCAACAAAAGATGAGCGGAACTGTCGGATCAGACAGTTCCCGGACCGATTTAGGAGGCTTCATGTTCCGTACCCGTGCTTACCTGGCAACCCTGGCGGTGGCTGCTGTCCTGGCTGGTTGCAGCACTGGTGGCAATTCTGCTGGTGGCGCTGCACCAGCTACGCCGGCAGGCAATGATGGCCGCTGCGAAGCCAGCGGCGCCGATTTCGCCATTGGCAAGCCCGCCAGCGCCGAGCTGCTGGAGCAGGCGCGCAAGGCCAGTGGCTCGCAGATGGCCCGCATTCTCAAGCCGCATGATGTGGTTACCCTTGAGTACCGCTCCGAGCGCTTGAACCTGAATGTGGACGAGCAGGGCAAGGTAATTCGCGTCAACTGCGGTTGACACAGCCCGGAGGATCGACGCGGTCCCTGTAGGAGCGGCCTTGTGTCGCGATAGGGCCGCAAAGCGGCCCCGGCCATTGATGCTGCGAAGCTGAAACCCTGGGGCCGCTACGCGCCCCTTTCGCGACACAAGGCCGCTCCTACAAAAAAGCGAGCGCGTGCAGCCTGGTAAACGCCCATAAAAAAACCCGCCACAAGGGCGGGTTTTTTTACAGCTATCCGAATTACTCCGGACGAACCTGTGCAGCCTGCATGCCCTTCTGGCCGCGCTCGGCGACGAAGGAAACAGTCTGGCCTTCTTTCAGGCTCTTGAAGCCGTCAGATTCGATGGCCTTGAAGTGAACGAACAGGTCGTCGCCGCCGCCTGCTGGGGTGATGAAGCCGTAGCCTTTCTCATCATTGAACCATTTGACGGTGCCTTGTTGGCGATTGGACATGGGTGAATCTCCAGAACATTTAGTTTTTTCAGTGGTGCAATGCGGCCGAGGCTACGGAGCACGGAACACATCATAGTCTAATTCTGCGCATCTAGCGCCTTTTACCTTCGCAGGATGTTGATCCAGCTCAAAGAATGGCTGGTCTGCTCTGGCTTTAAGGTTTCAGCTCTTCGGTGCGCAGGCCTGTTTCACGACCGTCTGGGCCTTCTGCATCAGCTTAGCGTCCACGCCGTCCTTGCTGTCGAGGTCGGCAATCTCCGCGTCGGTGAAATTCTTTTTGATGGCTTGGGCGCCACAGTCGCAGTGTTTTTTCGCGGTTGCAGCATCAACGCCCTGGCCGCTGGCCACCTGCGTGCACTGGGCCATGTAGCCAGCCTCCTTTCCGGGCGGGAAGTTGCCGGCGTTCGCAGCCATGGGCAGCAGCAGGGCCCCAGCAGCCGCCAGGGCCAGAAGAGACGGAACTCGCATAACCAGTTACTCCTTGGGTTAAGGTCTCATCAAGAGTAGGTTGCTTCCCAAGGTCTGATAGGAATTTTTCCGCGTTAGTTCACCGCTGCGGCGTAATTTCCAAATATTTCTGCCTGGCGTGCAACCCGCGTGCTAGCATGCCCGGCTTGCAGCTGACAACTTGCAGCTTGCAGCTATCTTTTTTTCTTTCCAGTCACTCTGGTTCGTCCCTGGCAAGCCGAAAGGCTTCTGCCACTGTGAGGCAGGCTTCCCGTTGCGGGAAGGCAGGTCGGATCTTGTACTGGCTCATCCCAACCCACGTGACCTTTGGTAGGGGTCACCACTAGGAGAGGAGGCGCCATGCCCGTTATTACTCTTCCCGATGGCAGTCAACGTTCGTTCGATCATGCCGTATCCGTAGCCGAAGTCGCCGCTTCCATCGGCGCCGGCCTGGCCAAGGCCACCGTGGCCGGCAAGG
Encoded here:
- a CDS encoding nucleoside hydrolase, whose amino-acid sequence is MLKPLLQGIALMAAATTLQAAPIDLIIDTDPGADDVVALFLAMASPDELNIRAITTVAGNVRLDKTSRNARLAREWAGREDIPVYAGAARPLVRKPIYAADVHGEEGLTGIQVHEPKAPLAQGNAVQYLVDTLGAAKPHSITIAMLGPQTNLALALIQRPDIAKGIKQVVVMGGAHFNGGNITPAAEFNLYADPHAAEVLLASGVPLTYLPLDVTHKLLTSDARLKQLAAVNNQASKRVVDILNAYITHDMDLYGMPGGPVHDASVIAYLLKPELFSGRRIHMSIDSREGPSFGQTLADWYGVLKQPANVMWVEEGDAQGLFDLLSARLARLE
- a CDS encoding I78 family peptidase inhibitor; the encoded protein is MFRTRAYLATLAVAAVLAGCSTGGNSAGGAAPATPAGNDGRCEASGADFAIGKPASAELLEQARKASGSQMARILKPHDVVTLEYRSERLNLNVDEQGKVIRVNCG
- a CDS encoding cold-shock protein; the encoded protein is MSNRQQGTVKWFNDEKGYGFITPAGGGDDLFVHFKAIESDGFKSLKEGQTVSFVAERGQKGMQAAQVRPE